Within the Streptomyces sp. YIM 121038 genome, the region CCTCCTCGGGGACGGTGTCGACTCCGCGCTGTTCGATCGGCATGAAGGGCCCCTGACGCTGTCGCTCGACGGAAGAAGGGATGGGCGTGCCGTGCTTTTGAGTGGCGTTCAATGTGAGGTATGCCGTAGGGCGAGGTCAATGGGTGGGCCTTCCGCGTTTTCAAAACTTTGCTTAGAGTGGCGTTCAAATGTGCTCGCGCCCCTGGGGCGCGGGTGCCACCCGGAAGTGAGGTGTGCGGCGTGCGACTGACCCCGACCGAACGCGACCGGCTGCTGCTCTTCGGCGCGGCCGAGCTGGCCCGGGCCCGCAGGGCACGCGGGCTGCGGCTCAACGTGCCCGAGGCGACCGCGCTCATCGCCGACACCGTGTGCGAGGCGGCGCGCGACGGCGCCCGGCTCGCCGAGGCCGTCGAGCGGGCCAGGGCCGTGCTCGGCCCGGACGACGTGCTCCCGGGCGTCGCGGACGTGGTGACCGAGGTGCACGTGGAGGCCGTCTTCGACGACGGCTCCCGGCTCGCCGTGGTGTCCCGGCCGATCGGCGGCGACGACGGCGAGGGCGCGGGCGAGGGCGAGGGCGACCGGGCGCCGGGGGCCCTCCTTCCCGGGCCCGCGCACGCCGACCCCGCGCCGGTCGTGGAGCTCCGCGTGCGCAACACCGCCACCGTCCCCGTCTCGGTGACCTCGCACTTCCACTTCTTCGAGGCCAACCCCCGGCTCGACTTCGACCGCGCCGCCGCGTACGGCATGCGGCTCGCCGTGCCCGCCGGGTCCTCCGTGCGCTTCGGTCCCGGCGAGCGCGTCGAGGTCGGTCTCCTGCCGATCGGCGGCGACCGCGTCGCGATCGGCTTCGCCGGCCTGGTCGACGGCGCCCTCGACGCGCCGGGCGCGAAGCGGGAGGCCCTGCGCAGGGCCGCCGCCTGCGGCTACCTGGGGGCGAGGGCATGAGCGTCGACCCGTACGCGTACGCCGCCACGCACGGCCCCCGCGCCGGGGACCGGGTCCGGCTCGGCGACTCCGGCCTGACCGTCCGCGTCGAGTCCGACGCGCAGAAGTACGGCGACGAGTTCCTCGCCGGATTCGGCAAGACGGCCCGCGACGGACTGCACCTCAAGGCCGCCGCCGTCCGCGACACCTGCGACGTCGTGATCAGCAACGTCCTCGTCATCGACGCGGTCCAGGGCATCAGGAAGGTGTCCATCGGCATCCGGGAGGGCCGGATCGCCGCGATCGGCCGGGCCGGGAACCCCGACACCCTCGACGGCGTGGACGTCGTCGTCGGCACCGGTACGTCCATCGTGTCCGGCGAGGGGCTCATCGCCACCGCCGGGGCCGTGGACACCCACGTCCACCTCCTGTCGCCGCGCATCATGGAGGCCTCCCTCGCGTCCGGCGTCACCACGGTCATCGGCCAGGAGTTCGGGCCCGTGTGGGGCGTGGGCGTCAACTCGCCCTGGGCGCTGCGGCACGCCTTCAACGCCTTCGACGCCTGGCCCGTCAACATCGGCTTCCTGGCCCGGGGTTCGTCCTCCGACCCGGCGCCGCTGGTGGAGGCGCTCGCCGAGGGCGGGGCGTCCGGCTTCAAGGTGCACGAGGACATGGGCGCCCACACCCGCGCCCTCGACACCGCGCTGCGCGTCGCCGAGGAGCACGACGTCCAGGTCGCCCTGCACAGCGACGGACTGAACGAGTGCCTGTCGGTCGAGGACACCCTCAAGGTCCTCGAGGGGCGCACCATCCACGCCTTCCACATCGAGGGATGCGGCGGCGGCCACGTACCGAACGTCCTGAAGATGGCGGGCGTGCCGAACGTCATCGGGTCCTCCACCAACCCCACCCTGCCCTTCGGCCGCGACGCCGTGGCCGAGCACTACGGGATGATCGTCTCCGTCCACGACCTGAAGACGGACCTGCCCGGCGACGCCGCCATGGCCCGCGACCGCATCCGCGCCGGGACCATGGGCGCGGAGGACGTGCTGCACGACCTCGGCGCCATCGGCATCACCTCGTCCGACGCCCAGGGCATGGGCCGCGCGGGGGAGACCGTGCGCCGCACCTTCGCCATGGCCGGGAAGATGAAGGCCGAGCTGGGCCCCATGGACGGCGACGGGCCGGGCGACGACAACGCGCGCGTCCTGCGCTACATCGCCAAGCTCACCCTCAACCCCGCCATCGCGCACGGCCTCGCCCACGAGGTCGGCTCGATCGAGACCGGCAAGCTCGCCGACGTCGTGCTGTGGCGGCCCGAGTTCTTCGGCGCCAAACCGCAGCTCGTGCTGAAGGCCGGATTCCCCGCCTACGGCGTCGTCGGCGACCCGAACGCGGCGACCGACACCTGCGAACCCCTCGTCCTCGGGCCGCAGTTCGGGGCGTACGGCGCGACCGCCGCCGACCTCTCCGTCGCCTTCGTCGCGCAGGCCGCCGTGGGCCAGGGCAACGACCTCATGCCCACCCGCCGCCGCCGCGTCGCCGTGCGCGGCACCCGCGGCATCGGCCCCGCCGACCTGCGCCTGAACTCCCGCACGGGCGCCGTCGACGTGGACCAGCGCACCGGTCTCGTCACCCTCGACGGCGACCCGCTGCGCTCCGAGCCCGCCGACTCGGTGTCCCTCAACCGCCTGTACTTCCTCTGAGCCCGAGCCCCACCCACCGCCAAGGACCCCCCCCATGACGCTGTACATGCCCCCGGAGTGGGCCCCGCACGACCGCACCTGGATGGCCTGGCCCGGGCCCAACACCACCTTCCAGGACCCGGCGGACCTGGACGCGGCGCGCCGGGCCTGGGCCGCCGTCGCCCGCGCCGTACGCCGCTTCGAGCCCGTCACCCTGGTGTGCGGCCCCGGCCAGAGCGCGTCCGCCCGTGCGCTCCTCGGCCCGGACGTGGACCTCGTCGAGCGGGAGCTCGACGACGCCTGGATGCGCGACATCGGCCCCACCTTCGTGCGCGACACCGCCACCGGGGGCCTCGCCGCCGTCGACTGGGTGTTCAACGGCTGGGGCGCCCAGGAGTGGGCCTCCTGGGAGCACGACGCGAAGATCGCCCGGCACGTCGCGGACCTCGCGGGCACCCCGGTGCACGCCTCCCCGCTCGTCAACGAGGGCGGCGGCATCCACGTCGACGGCGAGGGCACCGTCCTGCTCACCGAGACCGTGCAGCTGGGCCCCGAGCGCAACCCCGGCTGGACCAGGGAGCGGGTCGAGGCCGAGGTCCACGCCCGCCTCGGCACCACCAAGGCCCTCTGGCTGCCGCGCGGTCTCACCGCCGACTACCCCGGCCACGGCTTCGGCACCCTCGGCCACGTCGACATCGTGGCCGCCTTCGCCGCGCCCGGCGTCGTCCTCGTGCACAGCCAGCGGGACCCGGCCCACCCCGACTTCGAGGTCAGCAAGGAGGTCGCGGGCCTGCTGCGCGGGCGGACCGACGCCCGCGGCCGCGCCCTGGAGGTCGTCGAGGTGCCCGCGCCCACCGTCCTCGCCGACGACGAGGGCTGGGTCGACTACTCGTATATCAACCACTACCTGTGCAACGACGGCGTCGTCCTGTGCGGCTTCGACGATCCGCGCGACGAGCTCGCCGCGGGCATCTTCCGCCGTCTCTTCCCGCGCCGCACGGTCACCCTCGTCGACGCCCGTACGATCTTTGCCGGAGGCGGCGGCATTCACTGCGTCACCCAGCAGCAGCCAAGGATCTAGCGGCAGGAGCACCACGTGGCCGAAGCGAGCCCCTCGCGCAGCGCGCGCAGGAACGCGCCCCCGCGCGAGGACGTCCTCGCCGCGGCCATGGAGATGATCGCCGAGCGCGGCCTGGAGAAGCTCACCATGGCCGCGCTCGGCCGCGAGGTCGGCATGAGCAGCGGCCACCTCCTCTACTACTTCGGCTCCAAGGACGAACTGCTGCTCCGCACCCTGGAGTGGAGCGAGGGACGGCTCGGCGCCCGGCGCCGGCAGCTACTCGCCCAGGACACCCCGGCCCGCGCGCGCCTGGACGCCTACGTCGACCTGTACGTGCCCCAGGGCCACCGCGATCCGCACTGGACGCTCTGGCTGGAGGTGTGGAACCGCTCGCTCAACGCCGACGCGGGCGGCCGCGACCGGCAGGCAGCCATCGAGGGCGCCTGGCACCGCGACCTGGTGGCGCTGCTCGCCGAGGGCGTCTCGCACGGCGAGTTCCGCGCCGTCGACCCCGACCGGGTCGCGACCCGGCTGCGGGCGCTCCTCGACGGTCTGAGCATCCATCTGGCGATCGGCCTGCGCGGCACGGACCGTCCTCAAGTCCTCGACCACGCGCGGGAGTTCACCGACCAGACGCTGGGTACGGGGCCGGTCGCGGACGCTTGACGCCCCGTCCAGGTTGTACGCGTTACGGCTGATTGACCCCCGCGCCCGGCGTGCGCTTGCATCCCCGATGGGCCCTTGGCACCGGGCCGGGGGCCCCTGCCTTCCGGGGGGAACGCATGGCCACAGACCAGCGGAAGAAGAGACGCGGCGCGGCCGGACGCGCGGCGGGCGGGAGCGCCCTCGCCCTGCTGCTCGCGGCCGCGGCCCTGCCCGCGGCCGTCGCCGCACCGGCGCCGCGGGCACCGGCGGGGGCCGCCGGGAGCACGCGGCTGATCAGCGTCGCCGTCGACGGCGGCGCGGCCAACGGCCCCTCCGGCAACCCGGTCGTGAGCGCCGACGGCCGCGTCGTCGCCTTCACCTCGCGGGCGAGCGACCTCGTGCGGGACGACACCAACGACCGGGCCGACCTGTTCGTCCGCGACCTGCGCCGCGGCAGGACCCAGCGCGTCGTGGACCCCCTCGGCGAACCCTCCTCACCCGCCCTCAGCGCGACCGGCCGCTACCTCGCCTACACCGCGCAGGACGGCGACACGACCGCCGTGGTGGTCCGTGACCTGCGTACGGGCGCGACCGAGCGCGCCGACGTCGACCTCCCGATGCCCTTCGAGAGCGGCTACGAGCCCGCGCTCTCCGCCGACGGCCGCACCGTCGCCTTCACCGTCGACGACAGCGACTTCACCACCACCGGGGCCCAGGCCGTCTACGTGCGCGACCTGCGCGCCCGGCGCACCGAGCGGGTCAGCTTCCCCGTCGACGGCGACGAGGACTTCCGCGGCTTCCGCGCCCCGACGATCAGCGCCGACGGCCGGAGGGTGGCCTACCAGGCCGTGCGCGGCACCCCGCCGCGCGGCGACTGGTCCGACGTCTACGTCCACGACCGCGACACCGGCGGCGAGACCCAGGCCGACACCACTCCCGACGGCAGCCCCGCGGACGGCGCCGCCACCGGCCCGCTGCTCAGCGCGGACGGCACCACGCTCGCCTTCACCTCCGGCGCCTCCAACCTCGTCCCGGGCCCGGACCCCAACGACAGCGTCAACCCGTTCGTCCGCGACCTGCGCACCGGCAAGGTCACCCGCGTCGACGCGGTCCTGCCCGGGCCCGAGGGCGTGCTGTCCGTCGACGCGGTCTCCGCCCACGGCTCGAAGCTGCTGCTCGACACCTGGCCGGTCCACACCGTCGACGACGCCGAGTACGTGCGCGACCTGCGCACGGGCGCCAACACCCTGGTGTCGCCCGACAAGGACGGCAGGCCCGCCAACGCCGTGGACGCCCGCATGGACGCCCGCGCGCGGACCGTGGTCTTCACCGGCTTCGACGACGAGGCCTTCGTGCCGGGCGACACCAACGGCGTCCCGGACGTGTTCGTCCGCACCCCGCGCTAAGCGCTTCGCTGGAATTGCCGCGATGGGCCGTCGATCGCCTGCGGACCGTCGTGGCTGGTCGCGCAGTTCCCCGCGCCCCTTCGGGGCGCTGCCACACGACCGCTCAGGAGAACCGGTGAGACACCGCCCCACGACAGCCCTGCTGAGCGCGGCCCTCGTTGCCGTGCTCGGCGCGACCCCCGCTGACGCCGCCCCGCGGGCACCCCGCACCGAACGCGTCAGCACCGCGGGCGACGGCGGCCAGCTCGACGGGCCCTCCGGCGACGCCGCGCTCAGCGGCGACGGCCGCCGCGTCGCGTTCGTGACGCGGGCGCCGGGCCTCGGCTGCGCCCGGTACCTGCCCTGCCTGAAGGTCAAGGACCTGGCCACCGGCGCCCTGACCGGCATCGACCTCGGCGGCGGCCACCTCTACAGCTCGCCCCTGCTCAGCGCCGACGGCACCCGCGTCGCCTTCACGGCGGGCACGCGGTTCACGGCGCCCTACCTCCACGACACCGCCACCGGCACCACGAGGCGCCTGTGGCCCGAGAACCCGCCCGGCTCCAACGAACTGGGCGCCGTGCGGTCGCTGAGCCCCGACGGCACGCACGTCGCGTACACCATCGGCAACCGCCACGGCACCCAGGGCTCCCGGCTCCTGTACGTCCGCTCCACCGCCACCGGCGCCGACGAGCTGATCTCGCCCGCGGAGGAGGGCTGGAAGGGCGCGGCGTCCGTGAACGGCGACGGCACCCGCGTCGCCTACCAGGTCGGCGGCTACAGCGAGGGCCCCGAGGACACGGCGGACGTGTTCCTCAAGACGCGCGGCACGGGCGAGCGCGTCCAGCTCGACACCGGCCTCGGCACGGCCGAACTGGTCCGGATCAGCGCCGACGGCCACCGGGTCCTCTTCAACGCCCGGGGCGGTCTCTACGTCCACGACGCGCGCACCGGCACCACCGCGCGCGTCGCCGAGGGCCGCGCCAGGTCGGCCACCGCGTGCGCCCGGCACGTCGTGCTCTCCCGGGCCGACGGCCTGCACCTGCTCGACCCGCGCACCGGCCGCGACACGGCCGTCGGCCCGCCCGACGCCCAGGCGGGCGGCGGCGCGGTGGCAGCCGGGGGCCGCGCGGTCACGTTCGGTTCGGCCGCGCCCGACCTCGTCCCCGGCGACACCAACGGCGAGGCCGACGTCTTCGTACGCCACACCCGATGACCCGACCGACCCGAGGGGAACGCCCCATGCGCGGACGCACCACACGCGGCCTGGCGGCGGCGGCACTCGCCGCCGCGCTCGGCACGACGACACCGTCGGCAGCGGCGGCCGACGCGCGGCCGGGCGGGCCGCTCACCGAACGCGTGAGCACGGCGAGCGACGGGGCGCAGCTGGAGCGGGCGTCGCAGCACGCGGCCATCAGCGACGACGGACGGTACGTGGCGTTCGCCACGAAGACGTCGGTGCCCGAGGGCTTCCCGGGCTGCGAGCAGCAGACGTACGTGTGCCTCGCCGTGAAGGACCGGGACACCGGCAGGCTCACCCGGATCGTGCACGGCGGCGGATTCGACTGGGGCCCGCCCGTGCTCAGCGGCGACGGCCGCTACGTCGGCTACACCGAGGGCACCAAGGGCCCGTCGGCCCGCGTCGACGACCTGGCGACGGGCCGGAGCACCCCCGTGGCCTCGGCCGCCCGGATCCAGGACATCACGCCCGACGGCCGGTACGTCCTCTACACCTCCGGCGACGACCGCTTCGTCACCGACCGGTACGTCTCCGTTCGGGACATGGCCACCGGCACCGCGGAACGGGTCGAGGGCGACGCGACCACCACCCGCTTCGGCGCCGCCTCGCTCAGCGCGGACGGCAGGTTCGTGGCCTACCAGAAGAAGGGCTCCGGGCCCGAGGGCGACGACGTCCTCGTCGAGGACCGCGCCACCGGCACCACCGTGCGGGCCGACGAGGGACTCGGGGACAGCGACGGGCAGTTCGTCCGGATCAGCGGGGACGGCCGCCGCGTCCTGTTCGCCGCCGCGGGCAGGACGTACGCGTACGACGTGCGCGGGGGCACGGCCCGGCAGGTCGCCGACACGCCCGCGCGGTCCGCCGACCGGGACGCCCGGTTCGCCGTCCTGCCCCAGGAGGGCACCGGCGGCGAGCGGCTCGTCCTGCTGGACGTCCGCACGGGCCGCCGCACGGCGCTCGCTCCCGGCGAGACCCGCGCCGGGGCGGTCACCGTGACCTCCGGCGGCCGCGCGGCCGTCTTCACGTCGACGGCCTCCGACCTGGTGCCGGGCGACACCAACGGCACGTCCGACGTGTTCGTGCGCCGCCTCCGCTGACGTCCGATCCGGTGAGGGGGACGTGAACGGCGTGTCGGACGTGCCCCCGCGCGCCCCCGGGGCGAACAGTCGTGTCGGCAACCATCCGTGCCCGTACGGCAGTCCTTACCGACGCCGGCGCCGCATCCGACTGCACGGTGCGCCGGATCCGCACCACTCACCACACGGGGGAACCGAACCATGCGCCACAGCACCCAGCGCGCCGCCCTGGCCGCCGCGGCCGTCGTCGCGGCGGTCACGGCGACCGCCCTGCCCGCGGCCTCCGCGGCGCCCGCCGCGCCCCGCACGGCCGGCGTGAGCGTCACGCCCGGCGGCACGGCGGGCAACGCGGCCGCCTCGACCGCGGTGATCAGCCGCGACGGCAAGGTCGTCGCCTTCGACTCGGAGGCGAGCGACCTGGTGGCCGGTGACACCAACGGCCGCTCCGACGTGTTCGTCCGCACCCTGGCCACCGGACGCACGGAGCGCGTCGCCCTCCCGGGCCGCCAGCTCCGCAGCCCCTCGCTCAGCGGCGACGGCCGCTACGTCGCCGTCATCACCGCCCCGGCCGACGACTACGGCGCGTCCGACGTCCGCCTGTACGACCGCAGGACGAAGAAGTTCCAGCGCCTCGACGTGGAGCTGCCGGACGGCTTCGACGGCAGGGGCGCGGGCACCGTCGCCCTCACCCCGAACGCCCGCTACGCCGTCTTCGACACCCGCAAGCGCGAGGGCTCCGACGGCCAGGTCGTGTTCCTGCGCGACCGCGAGAAGAAGACCACGGAGCGCATCAGCCACCCCAACCCCGGCTGGGAGCCGCGCTCCGCGCACACCCCGACGGTCAGCGACGACGGCCGCGAGGTCGTCTACGCGCACAACTACACCAACGGCCCGCGGGGCGACGACTGGAGCGACGTCTGGCTGCGCGACCGCACCACCGGGCGCCTGACGCAGATCGACCGCTCCCACGACGGCTCCACGACCGAGAAGGAGTCCCTCGAACCGTCCCTCAGCGGCGACGGCCGCACGGTCGTCTTCGAGTCCCGCGACACCCACCTCGTGCCGCACGACGACGACAAGGCCTGGAACGTCTTCGTCCACGACCTCGCCACCGGCAAGAACCGGCGTGTCCACGGCACCCAGGGCGGCCCCGGCGCGGCCTACACCCGCGCCCCCGCCATCAGCGCCGACGGCCGCCGCCTCACCTATATGACGGAGGTGCGGGAGCCCGGCAGCCAGTACGGCACCGAACAGCCCGTCTACGTACGGGACCTGAAGACCGGCAGGACCGCCCTCGTCACCCCCGACGCCACCGGCGGCACCGCCTCGGCCAAGGCGGTCCCGGGCGCGATCTCGGCGAACGGCAAGCGCGTCGCGTTCCTGTCGGCGGACGCGGGCCTGCTGCCGGGCGACACGAACGACGGCTACGACGCGTTCGTGCGCTACCTCGGCTGACGGCGGCGCCGCGCCTGCACGGTCGCCCGCATGGTGAGACGACCGTTCAGGCGCGGCTCGGGGTGTGGCAGGCTGCCCCCATGCTTACCGCCGTGATTATGGGCAGCAGGCGCGCCGGTCCGCAGTGACCGCGCCCGTACGGACCGTACGGGGCGGCACCGTCCTCGACCCGCGCGCAGACCTCTCGCACCCGCGAGGGGTCTTTTCGTTTTCCGGCCCACCCCAGCCGGAGGAACAGGGCGCGAGGGATCATGAGGGTGGTGGAGCCGGTCATCCGGTAGACCGAGATCCGACACAGGAGCCAGAGAGATGACGACGGAAACCAGCAGCCCCGACGATTCGTTCCACGTGTTCGACACCACGCTGCGCGACGGCGCGCAGCGCGAGGGCATCAATCTGACCGTCGCGGACAAGCTGACCATCGCCCGGCATCTGGACGACTTCGGCGTGGGCTTCATCGAGGGCGGCTGGCCCGGCGCCAACCCGCGCGACACCGAGTTCTTCGCCCGCGCCAAGGAAGAGGTCACCTTCAAGAACGCGCAGCTCGTCGCGTTCGGCGCCACCCGTCGCGCGGGCGGCAGAGCCGCCGAGGACCCCCAGGTCAAGGCGCTCCTCGAGTCCGGCGCCCCGGTGATCACGCTGGTCGCCAAGGCGCACGACCGGCACGTCGAACTCGCCCTGCGCACCACGCTCGACGAGAACGTGGAGATGGTCCGCGACACCGTCTCCCACCTGCGCGGGCAGGGCCGCCGCGTCTTCGTCGACTGCGAGCACTTCTTCGACGGCTACCGTGCCAACCCCGAGTACGCGAAGGCGGTCGTGCGGGCCGCGCACGAGGCGGGCGCGGACGTCGTGGTCCTGTGCGACACCAACGGCGGCATGCTCCCCGCCCAGGTGCAGGCCGTCGTCGCCACCGTCCTCGCCGACACCGGCGCCCGGCTCGGCATCCACGCCCAGGACGACACCGGCTGCGCGGTCGCCAACACCCTCGCCGCCGTCGACGCGGGCGCCACCCACGTCCAGTGCACCGCCAACGGCTACGGCGAGCGCGTCGGCAACGCCAACCTCTTCCCGGTCGTCGCCGCCCTGGAGCTGAAGTACGGCAAACAGGTCCTGCCCGAGGGCGCGCTGCGCGAGATGACCCGCGTCTCGCACGCCATCGCCGAGGTCGTGAACCTCACCCCGGCCACCCACCAGCCCTACGTCGGCGTCTCGGCCTTCGCGCACAAGGCGGGCCTGCACGCCTCCGCGATCAAGGTCGACCCGGACCTCTACCAGCACATCGACCCCGAGCTCGTCGGCAACCGCATCCGCATGCTGGTCTCCGACATGGCGGGCCGCGCCTCCATCGAGCTCAAGGGCAAGGAGCTGGGCGTCGACCTGGGCGGCGACCGCGAACTGGTCGGCCGCGTCGTGGAGCGCGTCAAGGAGCGCGAGCTCAAGGGCTACACGTACGAGGCGGCGGACGCCTCCTTCGAGCTGCTCCTGCGGGCGGAGGCCGAGGGGCGCGCGCGGCGCTACTTCCGCACCGAGTCCTGGCGCGCGATCGTCGAGGACCGGCCCGACGGCTCGCACGCCAACGAGGCCACCGTGAAGGTGTGGGCCAAGGGCGAGCGCATCGTGGCGACGGCGGAGGGCAACGGCCCCGTCAACGCCCTCGACCGGGCCCTGCGCGTCGGCCTGGAGCGGATGTACCCGGAGCTGGCCAAGCTGGAGCTGGTGGACTACAAAGTCCGCATCCTGGAGGGCAAGCACGGCACGTCCTCCACCACCCGCGTACTCATCTCCACCACGGACGGCGACGGCGAGTGGTCGACCGTCGGCGTCGCGGACAACGTGATCGCCGCGTCCTGGCAGGCGCTGGAGGACGCGGTCACCTACGGCCTGCTCAGGGCCGGGGTCGAGCCCGTCGAGTAGCCGCGGGGGCACGTTCGCGCCCGGCCTGGGTTAGCGTGAAGTATGAGGCCGACCAGGCAGGCGGCGTCGCGGCTGACCGTCATCCTGTCCGGACTGCTCCTGGCCCTGGGCGCCACGCTCGCGCCCGCGGCCCGGGCCGCCACGGACGTCACGACGGTGGCCGACGCCTTGCGCGAGAACCCGGTGTACGTCGACGGGGCGGCGGCGTCCCAGCTCTCCCGCACCGACGCCGACGCCCTCGCCGACAAGATCAAGAAGGCCGACAAGCCGGTCTTCGTCGCCGTGCTCCCGGAGTCGTTCCCGAAGCAGGACCTGTTCCGGAACCTGCGGACGGCGACGGGAGTCACGGGCGTGTACGCGATCCGTCTCGGCGACGCCTTCGACGCGAAGGCCGACAGCGCGGCCCTGTCGCGCGACGCCGTGCGGAACCTGACCTCGCTCGTCCGGGGCGAGCCCGCGCCACAGCAGCTCGACGAGTTCGTGGACCGCGCCATCGCCCAGACGTCGGGCAGCGCGCCCGCCTCCTGGGGCGCCACGGGCGGCGGCGACGGCGCGCCCGTCGGGGTGCTGATCGGCGTCGGCGCGGTGGTCGTCGCGGGCGGCGCGGGCGCCTACGCGGTGGCCCGGAGCCGCCGCCGCAAGCGCGCGGAGGAGGAGCGCGCGGCCCTGGAGAAGCTGCGCGTCGTCGTCGACGAGGACATCACCGCCTTCGGCGAGGAGCTGGACCGGCTCGACTTCCACCCCGCGGAGGCCGGTGCCGACGACGCCATGCGCGCCGACTACGAGCGCGCGCTCGACGCGTACGAGAAGGCGAAGTCCTTCATGGCCGCGGCCGAGCGGCCCGAGCAGGTCCGGGCCGTCACCCAGGCCCTGGAGGACGGCCGCTTCTCGCTCGCCCTGCTCGCCGCGCGCCGCGAGGGCCGCACGCTGCCCGAGCGGCGGCCGCCGTGCTTCTTCGACCCCCGGCACGGGCCCTCCGTGAAGGACGCCGAGTGGACCCCCGCGGGCGGTGCGCCCCGCGAGGTGCCGGTGTGCGCGGCCGACGCGGTGCGCCTCGCCGACGGCGAGGCGCCCATGACCCGCACGGTCACCACCGACACCGGCGACCGCCGCCCCTACTGGGAGGCGGGCCCGGCCTACGGCCCCTGGGCGGGCGGCTACTTCGGCGGCGGCCTGCTCCCCGGCCTGCTGGTCGGCACCCTGCTCGGCTCGGCCCTGTCGTCCCCGGCGTACGCCGCGGCGGCGGGCGTCCCGGCGGCCGACGGCGGCGACGTCACGGGCGCGGACTTCGACGCGGGCGACTTCGGCGGCGGTGACTTCGGGGGCGGCGGGGACTTCGGCGGGGGCGGCGACTTCGGCGGCGGCTTCTAGGGCCGCCCGGTCGGACGGACCCCCGGGACCGGCCGGGGCGGCGAAGGCCGCCCACCGGCTCCGGACGGGTCGTTACGAGGCGCTCTTGATCGCCGAGATGTCGAAGGTGAGCTTGATCTTGTCGGAGACCAGCACGCCACCCGTCTCCAGGGCCGCGTTCCACGTCAGGCCCCACTCCGAGCGCAGCAGCTGGGCCTTGCCCTCGAAGCCGACGCGCTGGTTGCCGAACGGGTCCGTGGCCGCCCCGTTGAACTCCAGGTCGATGGTGAGCGGCCGGGTGGTGCCGAGGATGGTCAGGTCGCCGGTGACGCGGTAGTCGTCGCCGCCGAGCGCCTCGGCCCCGGTGGAGCGGAAGGTCATCTTCGGGAACTCCTCGGTCTTGAAGAAGTCCGCGCTCTTGAGGTGGCCGTCACGGTCCGCGTTGCCGGTGTCGATGCTGTCCATCGTCACGTCGATGACGGCCGTCGACTTGGCCGGGTCGGTGCCGTCGAGGTGCAGCGAGCCGGTGAAGTCGAGGAAGGAACCCTTGACGTTCGTGACCATCGCGTGGCGGGCGACGAAGCCGATGCTGCTGTGCGCGGGGTCCAGCTCGTAGTCACCGGTCAGCGCGGCGAGTTCAGGGCTGACGGCGGCGGGGGCGGCGGCGGGGGTGTCGTTGTCGTTCTTGCGGCCGAAGAGTCCCATGACGTGCTCCTTGGGGGGCGGGCTGCGGATCACGGGGAAGACGCAACCATGAGCGGTTTAATGTTCAACAACATTGACTGTAGCGCTGATCGGTTCAATCTTCAACTGTGATCACCGCGTGGTGGCTCGATTACGCCAGGTGTGGGCGCGTGGGGGAGTGGTGCCATGCATGGCGCCACGAGGAGGGGAGGGTGCGCCGCCCTACG harbors:
- the cimA gene encoding citramalate synthase, translated to MTTETSSPDDSFHVFDTTLRDGAQREGINLTVADKLTIARHLDDFGVGFIEGGWPGANPRDTEFFARAKEEVTFKNAQLVAFGATRRAGGRAAEDPQVKALLESGAPVITLVAKAHDRHVELALRTTLDENVEMVRDTVSHLRGQGRRVFVDCEHFFDGYRANPEYAKAVVRAAHEAGADVVVLCDTNGGMLPAQVQAVVATVLADTGARLGIHAQDDTGCAVANTLAAVDAGATHVQCTANGYGERVGNANLFPVVAALELKYGKQVLPEGALREMTRVSHAIAEVVNLTPATHQPYVGVSAFAHKAGLHASAIKVDPDLYQHIDPELVGNRIRMLVSDMAGRASIELKGKELGVDLGGDRELVGRVVERVKERELKGYTYEAADASFELLLRAEAEGRARRYFRTESWRAIVEDRPDGSHANEATVKVWAKGERIVATAEGNGPVNALDRALRVGLERMYPELAKLELVDYKVRILEGKHGTSSTTRVLISTTDGDGEWSTVGVADNVIAASWQALEDAVTYGLLRAGVEPVE
- a CDS encoding YceI family protein, whose protein sequence is MGLFGRKNDNDTPAAAPAAVSPELAALTGDYELDPAHSSIGFVARHAMVTNVKGSFLDFTGSLHLDGTDPAKSTAVIDVTMDSIDTGNADRDGHLKSADFFKTEEFPKMTFRSTGAEALGGDDYRVTGDLTILGTTRPLTIDLEFNGAATDPFGNQRVGFEGKAQLLRSEWGLTWNAALETGGVLVSDKIKLTFDISAIKSAS